DNA from Daucus carota subsp. sativus chromosome 1, DH1 v3.0, whole genome shotgun sequence:
AAAACAAGCAAGCATCCTTCCCCAATGCTTTGCTTAGTACAACGACACCTTACACCACTCTTAAGCACTCCATTTTCATGGCTATAGTTAAGGTCTTTGCTGATCAGCTATCTTGGGCACCTCAAATTCAACCACCAGTGTCTCCTTTTGGTGTCTGTTTCAACTCAAGTAAGATATCAGGGACTAGAGTTGGGCCTGCAGTTCCAAGTATCGACCTTGTTCTACAAAGTGGAAATGTTACTTGGAAAATAGCTGGAGCAAACTCAATGGTGCAGGCAAGACCAGATGTACTATGCTTGGGGTTTGTGGATGGAGGGTTACGGCCTAAAATTCCAATTGTGATTGGCGCACTCCAGTTGGAAGATAATCTTCTTCAGTTCGATCTTGCAAAGTCCACGCTAGGATTTAGCAATTCTCTGTTGTTCAGACGTGTAACTTGTGCCAACTTTAATTTCACCACTACTTCCTAAATGAGCAATAGCCAATATGTATGTCGAGAAGGTTCTTATAATCATTTTCTCTTTGTGGCTGGGTTCTGGAGGTGTATGTTTTATCATGTGCTAGTGTGTGGGATCTTTGTGTATTTCATTACTTGCATTTTCTATATTAATGTATTTGAAGGCATCGCTGAGCTTTCTTTTAGCTATATATGTATAAGTTCCTTTCAACGggtctctctctatatatacatacacaataGGTAGGAAACTCTGCACTGGGCTCAATTTAATGTTCGCATATAATACATTGAAAAAGAGAACATAAAAATACCGATATGATTTTTCTTCTATGATAAATAATGCTTTTTGTATCCCTCCACCTAAATATATATGGcatacaaaatatttattaaaaaacaaattcatttttttcttgATAATTAAACACACTCACATGCTCATCTTGTCTTTGACAAAATTTGAACCCTCGACCTCCGGTAAGCGGAGCAAGAAACAACTTCTCTGTACTTTTTATCATAACTTGCATAAATATTACATCCTCCTCACAATAATTGTCACAGTTAACTTTTTCACGCattctaaggtgtaaaaaatACATGCacgttatatttttaaattttactttttctatatatcaattaaatatccaaatttttatacacataatgaaaattcaaaaatattaattaacatATTGAAATATGTGCAGATGTAAATGGGACTTATGGGATGAAGGGAGTAGTAATTTGGAATCAGTGTCCTAAAATCTAATTCATACAACTTAGttcatttgattatattatgattttttgtattacaaacaagttattatatataattatataatattttaacatgGTTTAACATAATTCTGTTACTTATCGGATTAAGAATTTAAGATacacttaaaatcaaaataCTCTAAGCAGCATGCAACACCAAGGTCTATAACCTATATCTTTGACTCTTTGCTGTCTAGTTTATGGTATTGTTTATGGTAGAGGAAGTACAAAAACTGAAGATACCGAGTTAAATCCCTCTCTTGAAACTGTTTTCTTCATAATGATGATGAAagtttattttatcttatattcAAATAGTATATATAACAATAGTTACTCCAGAAGTTATAAGCATATGGGTTGGATTCACTGTGATGGTTAGGACAAGGACTGCATATAGGGAAGAATCTATTAGAGAGTACTAATTATGACAAACGTGCTTTATTAATGGAGATGTTAATAGGGGATCCCTTTTGTACCTTTATATCCTTGTGCCTCTTTACTAGAAATAAGCTGAAGCTGATAAACCAAGCTTTGATAGTCCACCAAACTGCAAGAAGAGAGTAGAAATAACTTAGCTAGCTTTGTAAAATAACTTTCTTTTAGGCTTTCATTTTAGGATTTGTTTAAGAATGTACAATATGACTAATCAACAACATAGCATTCCACCATAACAGAATCACAGCACATACTGTTAGTGTAATGTGTAGGCGTAGTTATAATACCTAGGTATATATCTTTTAGGTTACATGGAGAAGTATGAATTTCCTACTTTTCTTCTGTCTGATGAGACTAATATGTTGGTTGGTGTAGAGTGATCAGGGAACTTAGCATGACTTTGGTGCATTGAAGGGAAAGGGAGTGCATGAGAGATGGCGTATATAATAATTATGCTTATTAAATTGATAAGaaagtaaattatatttaatgttaatattttaatggcTATACATACTCcaacaacaataatatttaatggCTACTCTTCAACGACTAAAATATTTAACCGTCCATATTCCAACGACCAGCATATTTACATTGGTTATTGATACAAGATATATTGGTCAAGCATCAATGAAATCGAAATCATTCTAAATAATCAATTTGTAATAGCATTATGTCCAAATAGCGTTTGAAATATTTCACGCAGAAGAAGCTGACTAAAGACTGACAGACTGTTATTTGCTACTAGCCACCACTATTATCACCTATGTCGAAGTCACAATAGAGTGATGATTAAGACATCTAacattatatattgtttgtCAGCCAAGTTTCATCACTTTATCGACCCTAGAATGAATGACATGTTACCCGACTATATAAAAAGCCATGAAAACCTTGGCCTGAAGAACATCGATTTCAATATGGACGAACTTGaaagaaaaggaagaagaaTGAACTCACACGGTGCACTGCCAAATTTTCAAGTTTCTCCCACAGCTCACGACCTGTTGCACCCTGCGCACCATAGTTATATTAGCCTTAAGGTATGGAAACAATCAAAtacttaaaacaataaaaatcaaaaagtaCACGGCTATATACATTTGTTACAGAATATTGATATGCTTGCATGTAACCCCGTAGCTAAGCTGCCTTACTAAATTTGACTCATCAATCACTTCCCTGAAAAATAAAGAGAAAATTCAAGTCGCACAAACCGCATATGTGAGATTATGTTAAAGTTATATACTTATCAGACCAGATATTATCTTAACACTCCTTTCACTTAAAAAAGCCTATTTGCATACTCTGGAATCCATCTCAAGGAAATAATCAATTTTTGTCCAAATTAACATTTGAGAATCTAGGGATATGACTTATGAGGGTTTTAATTGGTACCTATCCAAAACTTGAGACCACTTGATtggtataattaaatattttaaaacatcaTTTATAAGCTGTGTTATGTTGAAACATATCCAAAAGTCCcatcaaataatataattaacttgTCTTTTTGTAAATTAGTTCATAAATATAAGTGTTTTGGCCAACAAcatattatctaaataaatatattatatatgtgttttggCCAACAATATATTATccaatatgttattattaatttattattgctATAAGTATTATACatcaacaaaaatatatcaaatgaaGACATAAGAGAGTATCTTCAAAGTTTATTGATTTAAAAACTAATACCAAAGTTATtatcttaatttaaaattaaaagaaagcAAAAAGAATAAATTGTAGGGAGctcccaaaattaaaaattgaagagGAGAAGAGACTGAAAACATTTGAGGAACAGCTACATATATCTTGATAAGCTTTCCATTGGGTGAGGCAAAAGGACACTCTGTCACTACATTGCCCCTCGATTTAAGTAACAGTGCAGCTCAAAAACATCAAGATGGAAGTCACGGAACATAAAAATATAGTATGCGATATATTTCCCATGTCCCCAGCCTTGAATCTCAACCCAAATACAACCAAGaattatgtatttaaatttgtatataagTCTATAAGCTCTTGTTCTGCTTCTTGAGGTGGGAGcattatatatatgctagtaaTTGATGGCTTGTTGTAACAGTAAAGAGAAAGGTTGTATTCCAGGTATCATTGTTCTATACAAGCTGCATACAAGTATaaacagtttgatataaaacaatataaaacagaaaaattcaaaatgtgTATAGTTTGAAAACAAACAGATATACTAAGTGTATAATTTGATTCAGAAAAATCAACAGATAATACCTaacaaagattatatatatgtgcaagTGTTCATGTGGCTGTAACGTAATctgtataaaagaaaatataagagAAGAAATGAGATGAAGAAGCAGATCAGGTTCTTTAGAATCTGTGATCTCTATTATCCCTCTTCTTTCTCTCCTGTCCTAACAAGCAACGTTCTAAGAAGCAGATAGTTAGATTTTTGTGTTGATGGTTTAGATCCTTCTCTCTTCCATCTCGGCCCAATCTTACCCATTTGCTGACCTTTAACCGTCTACTGGACAGCTTTCTGGACAAGCCAACCGACTTTTCCTCAGAAACCTAAACACTCAACATTGTCGCTTCAAGCTAACCAACACTAATACACCAATCAGGCCACTACAACTCTACAAGTAGAAAATATGCCTGCTGGCATTCATTTTTCTGAAAAGGATTATAAAGTTTAAACTATCTGGACTGACATATAGTATCTTACTATCTTATATCACTGCCAACGAATTACGTGTCAGATAAGGGATAATGTGTCTGACAAACTCACTCACTGTACATACTTGAATACGTACTACATAGACACAAAGCGCTGTAAACCCACACCTGAATACCAAATGCACAAGTTTCTCATTCTAGAAAAGCTTGCCATCCACTCATACAACATCAATATTGGTGTTAAAATTAGATAAGCTTCACATATCACCTTGAGGCTGCAAACTATACTGAAAAGTGCCTTTTAAACTGCCCAATTATTATACCTAAACTAGAGGCCTGGGATACGCTCCTCTTATCAACCTGCCATGTTTGCCGGATAAGTAATTTGTGAATTAACATCCAACACTCAGTTGGCAACTACAGCTCAATTAAGATTCTAATTCGATCTACCCTCTTTTCTtgttaacaaaattatatctattttcatCCCTCAAATCAAACTCTATTTCAAGGGGTGTCACACTTTTCTAGAACCCTAGTTAGGAACTTAGTCGTTCTAAATTTTCTCTACAGTCTACAATCTACACACAAAGATATTATAACCTCTCTCCCTCTGAAATCTCAGTTTTCCAAACAACATATATACCAATAAGTTAACATATATCGTATTCATTCAGGTGATTGCATCAATGGAGCTAAAACGAACCTAACAGATCAAATGTGTTGGCACAAACATGATTACTGGAAGGCGGGCACCAAGCTTCATTCCTGATCCCATGGAGATCATATTATGTCGGAATTGCTCATGAGTCTTAGATTACACGAGTTGATCTTCTTGATATCCTAATCTCAATAAAACTACACAGAGGCGCATTCATTACTCAGTTACTCTAATCTGGTGCTTCGAATCAAACTAAATTCAGAATTATCAATTGATGTCTTACCGAATTAAACAGGGAGGGAGCTGCCCTATTTCTACTTGTGCTTCGATAATTGATTTGATCTAAGATTATTACCAATTGCAAGCTTCATCACAATTATAATTTGCTTTATTCTTTACCACAGAAAAACAAGGCAAACAACACATTGAGAAATTCAGGTAAAATTAACTGCTTAAGAGAGCAATTATACAAGTGATTCTGCGAACATTGAAAGATAGCGATATAGGTAAAGAATTCAGAACCTAGGTTATCATCTCACGCTCTGAACCATCCGATCACTTTCGGAGATTGAAAGCTCTTGGCCACTTGAAATTATCCATATCTCCTGAACAAGATTTCAATTTTGAACATCTTTCAATCTCGTTATAACACAAACAATACAATGCAAACTGCAAACCTCACAAATTCGTGTTGttaaaaagtaataataaataataaaaaaaaaaatatattacctgATGAAAAtgacttttcaaaatttatataattaatattttattaaaaaggaTATATtcactattaaaaatataataacagaaATGCATTTGATAGATAGTtaatgaaattattaaaaattataaaaataaaattcaatttttaatattattgacAAATTCAATTTTGTCAATATTATTAGATTAGTTGTATTTCCacatacataattttatttacaaattctTAATTTGTGCTTTAAAGATTATATACGAAAATCTAACTCTAACAATATCTCCAACTTATTGGTGTTGATTATATCTGTTGAAAATCTAATCGATCTCTagataatttttaagaaaattttgtGTTAGTTATTATCACActgaactgatatattttatttataataatctgaGATAAAAATCTgagatattaataatattattattttttgaatataatcaaaatatactATCTCAACAACTTTATATAATCCACATCCAATTTAGTcaactaattttaaacaacctctCGAAAATTTTCTCAGACATTCGAGAAAACTCTGCTTTTGTGGAAGATGCGTAGCACCCATTTTCCTCCGTTGCgtaatataattcatataaatagtataaattgattaaaattGTTGTCACCGGCAAATTTGATACCTAATATCCTCTCTCTCCGGTCAACTATCCCATCTCCGGTTCCCCTCTAATTCTAATAACCTCGAACCTCCATCTCGCTCTGACCCTAGTACCCTCCATATCCCTGACCGGCTGACCTTCCCTCCCATCACATTGCAACTCTCTCTTATCAATCTCAATTTTTAGCCACTGTTTTTCCATCCATACAacgccttttttttttttttttttaattttccatcaataaatattttcttttatttgttttcttttaaataaatttgactTTTGTTAAGAAATTCGAAAAACCAATTGGATTTTTTTTCGTATATTTTTGTTTgagttattgtttgtgtgtttgaGTGTCTAACTTTGTGTGATGTGTCTCGGTTCAAGCGAAATTGCGTCGAAAATGAATTTTACGGTGTATTGAAAGTTCCGAAAATTCTGAACTTTGtactattaatgaaattaaTGTAAGGATGAACTATCAAGTTACTGTTTTCGGGGGAGATGTAGACTGGATTGCTCGAAAAACTATtatcttcattttaattttGAGAATATTTGTATTGAGTTAGTTAAGCAATCCGGAAACGAAACGGCTGATTATTTAgcttgtttatttgtttttcaacctGGTTACATGATGGGGGTTCGTCCTCATTGAGtttttttcaagatattaatgaaATCTGCTCTAAATATGgccaaaataaaaaacaaaattgttgtcataattttgtataatttttatatcaaattttctAGCGAATACACACTAATAACCATTTTTTGAGTCCGGTGACAGATTTTTATTAACTTCAtctcataaaaaataattaattcaaaacatttaaaaatttggTCAGTATTATCGATTtgtatttcaataaaatttgaaatataaataataaaattaaaaaatactataaattaTCCGTGCCTGGCACATGTCATAAGTTagcgtgtgtgtatatatagtgaACTGAATAGAAAgacaaatacataaaaaaagatTTGATAAAACAATTATCGAATGGGATGGATGGAATATTTTATAGGACAATAATCGATATACTCGGCATCTAATAAAACATCACTTGAATTTACTTGTATTCTTgtagttattatttaattattacttAAATAATCAAATACCCATGTGCATtggttaattatttaattattacttAAATAGTCGACTCTTTTTTCGACAAATACAAGAAAGTTTCATTAACTTCAATATAATAATGTCGGGATAAACTCTCAACTGTCGATACAACTATAACTAGgtgataaaataaataacatactaaaaataattaaatcatttgtttcctgatcgtttaacacatacaatttaaaaattacgttaacatttttgaaaataataacatCGCAATTCACTATATCACATAAAAAATCATTGTTAGCCTAATATTCATAAACATCAATCGCATGAATTACATGCCGGACACCAGGGAGGCGGCTGGTCCTCAGAGAATTTAATTCAAACAACATTGTCATATACTCATAAtcatatttaaatcaatttcacacagataaaaatataaaatgctcGAAAGGGACCTGGTCAGCAGTTTTGATAAATTTGTAGCATTGGTTAGGCACGGCGCCCTCGTCAGCTTGTTCATGTCAGCCTACGGACAAAGATAGTTTGCTAATCAGAGCAAAATCGAACCAAAATCTAAAAGTCGCACCAACCGTGCAAATTCAATTTCGTTCcgttctaattttttgaaaactcCATCTGTTTGGTCCGGTCCGTtctataaaattatttcgattCGAACCAAATAGATTGAATAGACCAAATAGtacatacaatatataatattaattcatatttataatatatatatatatttaatataaatcttACAAGTTAtaattgtaatatttaatttataaatttaattatatctatttttggtGGAGTGGTAgtgattaataaatattattttttttaaaaataaatcatggaTTTAGGGCAGTTGACTCGATTCACTAATTATCGTTAGGTACGCTCAGTTTACTTAAGACCACTGTCATTTAAATATTTGCACCTTGCtccaattaattaaaaaaaaaaaagcagcacACTTGCACGTTATCTATCAATATATAAATGGGCTCAAGAGTTTAAGTTTTAATTTCCTTAAGAATTACTAATATGGATCCcgtttgtatataattattttaaattaatttaaagaaataattatattagaaaGTAGTATTTTAAAACAATTCACCGTCGTTGACTTTATTAATTAAAGACAATCTACTCAAGGTCACCATGATTATGATTATGAACAAGTGAAAGCTTTGTGTTCAGCTGTGTTACCTTTTGGATGTTGGTTATGTCATTCTCTTAAATTTTTCacgtattttttaaaaattttgatcatatattattttttaaactttttaaataaaatatgatattgtgtcaaaaatatatatatgatattaatatttttgttagagaaagtgtcaaaattcttttaaaaatatgtgtaaaaaattaaagaaactgGCATACCCAAACTGAGAAAGCACTAcatatccaattttttttaattcttaagTAGGTATTTTCATGCTATTGTATATGTAGGTGAATTAATGTGTTAACATGGTATCTGATAAATATCTGTTAATAAATACGTACTACATAAAATTCAAGATTACATTATTTTAAggcatctattttttttatatttgattaaaactaattaaaatgaTGAACTTTATACGTGAATATGATGTGATGATCGTAACCGGATTCAAATCCTGCGGCATAGTGGCACATGAAAGGCTTGTTAACTTAAATTTAGGGCAGTTGACTCGATTCACTAATTATTGTTAGGTACGCTCAGTTTACTTAAGACCACTGTCATTTAAATATTTGCACCTTGCtccaattaattaaaaaaagcaGCACACTTGCACGTTATCTATCAATAATGTGTAGAATCTATAAATGTAGATGTTACCGCTCCTTGCTttgcaattatataaataattatattttataaattatactccctctgtcccaaaatacatgtcttttttgaattttgaccggttaaatttacaatattttgactcaaacttttatatattaaataatagaaaaaaatagaaaagattATATCATTGGAAAGTACATTTAATCTATTTCAaagtgtaattttttattttttaaaataataaataaataatttttaatatatggtCAAAGATCGGTCAATTTGACTTGTTGAAAATTAAAAGAGACATGTAATTTGGGACATAGGGGTAATTAAGAACCAAATGTTAAGAGCATGTATTTTTataggaaaatgcttggtgcacataattgtgtacaaaaatatgtacataatgatatgtggtgggttttaattggaatggacccctgcatttacatcaacaaccccaattaaaactcaccacatcattatgtataaaaattctgtacacaattatgtgcacctagcactactcattTTTATATTAGAGTAGTGCTACAGGTATAAAATTAAGGAAAATGCTAGAGGCACAGAATTGAGTACAAAAACATTCACATAATGAGTATGTGTCAACTTTTGATTGAAATGGGCCCCCTGTATATGCATTAATAGTACCAATTAAGACTTCCCACCTCAGTTGCCACAtcattttgtgcaaaattctgtacccaattttgtgcaCACTTTAAGAGACATATCGGGTCCATGTTCATACAAATTTCTGCATTATTAAGAGGCGGACCAGTCGGCCAATAATTCAAGGGCAATTGAGTCATTAAATCAATTAGGAAGCAACACAACTTTGCAGCTTGCCTATATGTATGATGTATTGTATCCTAGCTTAAATGTGAACGATCTTCCTTTCCTAATCCTAGCTTTGCAATATTTTTGGGTATTCAAAACAACACAGTAAAAGATATGGACAGGGAACTATATTTAGCTCTCACTGAAGATGACATTGATGTCCTAAAGTTGAGAGACTGGCTTCAAGTACGTGATCAAGTGACACCTACAAATAATTCGGTGCTTCATGTTGCATGCCAACACGGGAGTAACAAATGCGTGCAAGAGATACTTGAACGTGCGGATGAACCACTACTATTACAGACCACCTCGAGAGGTGAGACGGCTCTTCATCTAGCAGCAAGACAGGGGCACCATCACGCGGTTGAAGCACTTCTTAGCAAGGCCAAGTCTTCGGACCATCTATCTGATGATGATCTGGAAAACCCAACTACGAGGCTGCAAAAGCTGATTAGAGCACCCAATGTGGAATTGGAAACTGCCTTGCATGCTGCAGTTCGATACAATCACGAAAAAATAGTTGGAGTGCTAGTCAAAGAAGATCCAGGTTATTCGTATCCTCGGAACAAGTCTGATGAAACTCCACTTTACTTGGCTGCCGCTAGGGGTTACGCTGGTGTGACCAAAGTAATTCTTGACAACTGTGAATCACCAACATTCGGTGGTCCCCATGGACGAACTGCCTTGCATGGTGCACTAATGAGTTCAAGAGGATACGGTAcgtattgtatatatatatcaaaaaaaaaaacatatttgtgTAATTCTACATGCCCGTTACCgaattataacaataattattTTGGTGGGTCACTATATTTGTACATCTATTTTTCGTTTTCATTTTCttattgaaattgaaattggCGTTCCAGTTcacttataaaatattatatttggttttacttttcttacacttttcaattttttttactattcatatctttttatattcaatacttataatttttttatattatttacatttcacttaaataatttatttgttacaTTTGataattgtttaatatttatgtcTAAATTTTTACATCAAAGTCTCGAGAAAAAAGTATTTTACTTTTGTCGGCCACTGGTACAcctcttttttattttcattcctTATCCAAAAATTGAAACTGATTTGAACTTTAGTTCACTTATGAAAagagttatatttattttttcaacttcTTAACTCTACACGTGtctaaataatatttcatttctTTCTGCGTGTCTTGGCTGGCTTGCATATAAGCACCtctatttagataattatcaaTTTTGTGATGATATGACAGAATGCATGAGATTTCTAGCGAGAAGCAACCCAGATCTCATTAAGAAATTAGATCATAATGGATGGACAGCGTTTCATTTCGCAGCAGAAAATGATCTTTTGAATTCCATTGAATTTTTATTGAATGCCAATAGAAGGGTGGCATATATAGCAGATAAAAAAGATAAGAAGACGCCTCTTCATATAGCAGCGTATAAAGGATACACTAGGGTGATTATGAAACTTTTAAACTATTTACCGGATATTGTGGACAGTGTAGATGGAAATGGTCAAAATATGTTCCATATAGCCCTGAAGCAAGACCAAAGCCTCCTTCTGAAATTCATTTTATCAGAAACTTGGAAATTTGATACTTTAAATGCACTTATCATACAAAAAGATATGGAAGGGAATACGCCACTTCACCTGATTGCCAAGCTGGGATATTATATTCCCAGATTGCCGCAATGGATACCGAAGACGGATCAGGAAGTGGTAGACAACACAAATTTGACTCCAGCAGAAGCACTTTACCAGTATTATTCGCCCTTACTAGTAATTGGTGAGGTACGtatcaaattcaattttatttcgTATGATTTTAATTGGTAACATGATAAAGTTTGTAGTTAAATTTATCATTAGAACTTGCCATAACAACGATTAATGCTATAGTTTTTATTCTCTAAATTTCATTTTAATGGTTGTTAAATTTCTAAACACATAATTTAAAGTGTTAAAAAATATCtcgaataaatataattatttttataaaatttatttcaaataaaaattcagACCTaacttttaaattcaaattttaatttgatataagaactaaaattaaaattaaatattattattaatttttaatattttaatatacatgttaaaaaaattagatggtacttaatataatataataggataataaacaataaaactaaGAAAGCCCCGAATAATGTGAATGACATCTCGCATGCACGTGCACGTATatattgatactctcaaggttttgatgatgacactaacagcaagctaataacgtgaaactgatatgtgttagcatgctatcaaaggttgtttatgcggactaacagtatttcaggatgttagcatgattatagctgtcagcaagcttacaggaatatttacaagctatcagcaggttTACAGCgagaacagagaaacaatcggataaagatcaaagtctattttcatggagatttaataggaaacgactttgtaaggattctaatatttgtatatatcttatataaatattagagctcagttttataaagagttttgttcaaaaacgttttcctaacaaataggagattttatctcaaagaatcttatctttaacaaacttctattttgtttcaaacgggttttattttaaatactttactgagatgat
Protein-coding regions in this window:
- the LOC108204780 gene encoding protein ACCELERATED CELL DEATH 6-like translates to MDRELYLALTEDDIDVLKLRDWLQVRDQVTPTNNSVLHVACQHGSNKCVQEILERADEPLLLQTTSRGETALHLAARQGHHHAVEALLSKAKSSDHLSDDDLENPTTRLQKLIRAPNVELETALHAAVRYNHEKIVGVLVKEDPGYSYPRNKSDETPLYLAAARGYAGVTKVILDNCESPTFGGPHGRTALHGALMSSRGYECMRFLARSNPDLIKKLDHNGWTAFHFAAENDLLNSIEFLLNANRRVAYIADKKDKKTPLHIAAYKGYTRVIMKLLNYLPDIVDSVDGNGQNMFHIALKQDQSLLLKFILSETWKFDTLNALIIQKDMEGNTPLHLIAKLGYYIPRLPQWIPKTDQEVVDNTNLTPAEALYQYYSPLLVIGEDVGGLHPHRDNFNDIWDKWTGGKMQNIDRSDVKSHDVRTEMRRQRANTHMVVAALVTTVALTAGFAMPGGFNGNLGPEQGSPLLLRKPAFNIFVVADTVALLFSISSLFLYFTLSFKLKRKAFITSFSFAVVLNIASIAAMMVAFIAGTYAVLSHSLVLAIAVSTLSSLFLLLVFSLSYRTSINMLRFPIHETRWWLCRMYYYIVWRSRRWDIVRRLCERSIDHPAKSDGSDLV